Proteins co-encoded in one Corylus avellana chromosome ca9, CavTom2PMs-1.0 genomic window:
- the LOC132191575 gene encoding ras-related protein RABC2a-like, which translates to MDSSSFQSSGDYSHSFKIILIGDAGVGKTSLISSFVSDSIEPPQSTDDMDLKFKLLTVGDTKLMLKIWDTVGQDKFRTLTQSFYRGADGIILVYDITDRSSFTAISDFWAKEVGTNNPDCVMMFVGNKVDRDSERVVSQEEGTALAKGLECSFFETSAKTKENVKQCFETLALQVILMPFNTSFIYLDERLNFNNQQRIQHPLAIS; encoded by the exons ATGGATTCGTCTTCATTTCAAAGCAGTGGAGACTACAGTCACTCCTTCAAAATCATATTGATCGGTGATGCCGGAGTCGGAAAAACCAGCCTCATCTCCAGCTTCGTCTCCGACTCCATCGAACCTCCTCAGTCCACCGATG ATATGGATTTGAAGTTCAAGCTGCTCACCGTAGGTGACACGAAATTGATGCTCAAAATTTGGGACACTG TTGGACAGGACAAGTTCAGAACATTAACACAGTCTTTTTATCGAGGTGCCGACGGGATTATTCTTG TATATGATATAACGGATAGAAGCAGCTTTACAGCCATATCAGATTTCTGGGCTAAAGAAGTGGGCACGAATAATCCGGATTGTGTGATGATGTTTGTTGGAAATAAAGTTGATAGA GATTCTGAAAGAGTTGTAAGTCAGGAAGAGGGAACCGCACTAGCAAAAGGGCTCGAATGTTCGTTTTTTGAAACTAGTgctaaaactaaagaaaatgtgAAGCAATGCTTTGAAACACTTGCACTACAGGTAATACTTATGCCATTTAACacttcatttatatatttggATGAAAGACTAAATTTTAATAATCAACAAAGAATACAACACCCTCTTGCAATCAGCTAG
- the LOC132191576 gene encoding ras-related protein RABC2a-like, with translation MGSSSGQSSGGYDYAFKILLIGDSGVGKTSLIVSFVSDSIEPPLPTVGMDLKFKLLTVGGKKLKLTIWDTAGQDKFRTLTHSFYRGAHGIILVYDITVRSTFTAISDFWFKEVEIYTTNPKCVKMLVGNKVDRDSERVVSQEEGIALAKELGCSFFECSVKTRENVVQCYETLALKSASVKFCLLWF, from the exons ATGGGTTCGTCTTCAGGGCAAAGCAGTGGCGGCTATGATTACGCCTTCAAGATTTTATTGATCGGTGATTCCGGCGTCGGAAAAACCAGCCTCATCGTCAGCTTCGTCTCCGACTCCATCGAACCTCCTCTGCCCACCGTTG GTATGGATTTGAAGTTCAAGCTGCTCACAGTAGGTGGCAAGAAATTGAAGCTCACAATTTGGGACACTG CTGGACAGGACAAGTTCAGAACATTAACACACTCTTTTTATCGAGGTGCCCACGGAATTATTCTTG TTTATGACATAACGGTTAGAAGCACCTTTACAGCCATATCAGATTTCTGGTTTAAAGAAGTGGAAATTTACACTACAAATCCGAAGTGTGTCAAGATGCTTGTTGGAAATAAAGTTGACAGA GATTCTGAAAGAGTTGTAAGTCAAGAGGAGGGAATCGCACTAGCAAAGGAGCTTGGATGCTCATTTTTCGAATGTAGTGTTAAAACTAGAGAAAATGTGGTGCAATGCTATGAAACGCTTGCATTAAAG TCTGCTTCAGTGAAGTTCTGCTTGCTATGGTTTTAG
- the LOC132161725 gene encoding uncharacterized protein LOC132161725 has translation MDREWGSKPGSGGAASAQNEAIDRRERLRRLALETIDLAKDPYFMRNHLGSYECKLCLTLHNNEGNYLAHTQGKRHQTNLAKRAAREAKEAPAQPQPHKRKVSVRKSVKIGRPGYRVTKQFDPETKQRSLLFQIEYPVIEDLTKPRHKFMSSYEQRVQPFDKRYQYLLFAADPYEIIAFKVPSTEIDKTPPKFFTHWDPDSKMFTLQLYFKIKPPEANKPQPAPAANGTAAPGVPPRPLPPPPQGPPPPLPPTQGGPPGAPLGNPPRAPPPMPASFPPPPPTANGPRPMPPGGTPPVPPPPPVGSGTMANFTPGTRPPMPPSHGFQAQQMQGQGVRPPPPPPSMGQHVLRPPSSQ, from the exons ATGGACAGGGAATGGGGTTCGAAGCCTGGAAGCGGAGGGGCCGCCTCCGCCCAGAACGAAGCCATTGACCGCCGTGAGCGTCTCCGAAGGCTCGCCCTTGAGACCATCGATCTCGCGAAAGATCCCTATTTTATGCGCAATCACCTCGGCAG TTATGAGTGCAAGCTTTGCCTGACACTCCACAACAACGAGGGGAATTACTTGGCCCACACACAGGGAAAGCGTCACCAGACTAATTTGGCCAAGAGAGCTGCCCGCGAGGCCAAGGAAGCGCCTGCGCAGCCTCAGCCCCACAAGCGCAAGGTCTCCGTTCGCAAGTCAG TCAAAATCGGAAGGCCTGGGTACAGGGTAACAAAGCAGTTTGATCCAGAGACGAAGCAGAGGTCTCTTCTTTTCCAG ATTGAATATCCTGTCATTGAAGACCTTACAAAACCAAGACACAAGTTTATGTCTTCTTATGAGCAG AGGGTCCAACCCTTCGATAAAAGATACCAGTATCTTCTTTTTGCTGCTGATCCATATGAGATCATTGCTTTCAAG GTTCCTAGCACAGAGATTGACAAAACCCCTCCCAAGTTCTTCACACATTGGGATCCAGACTCTAAAATGTTTACG ttgcaattatattttaaaatcaagcCACCAGAGGCAAACAAACCTCAACCTGCCCCTGCAGCCAACGGCACAGCGGCCCCTGGTGTCCCACCAAGGCCTTTGCCACCACCACCCCAAGGTCCACCCCCACCACTTCCTCCAACGCAAGGAGGGCCGCCTGGTGCACCTCTTGGAAATCCTCCTAGAGCCCCTCCTCCAATGCCTGCTTCATTCCCACCACCACCTCCTACAGCAAATGGCCCTAGGCCCATGCCTCCTGGTGGGACTCCACCTGTCCCTCCCCCACCTCCTGTTGGTAGCGGCACGATGGCGAATTTCACTCCTGGTACTAGGCCTCCAATGCCTCCCTCACATGGTTTTCAAGCCCAACAGATGCAAGGCCAGGGTGTTCGTCCACCGCCACCACCTCCTAGCATGGGGCAACATGTCCTCAGGCCACCCTCATCTCAGTAA
- the LOC132191508 gene encoding phosphatidylinositol 4-phosphate 5-kinase 9 yields MSGPVAIVDNVGGAVACAERTKSLDAISDRDSTSILTNGEVDHTSETAGFRVGELLLSSGESYSGSWLGNIPEGTGKYVWSDGCIYEGEWRRGMKHGNGKQQWPSGAVYEGEFSSGYMHGTGTYIGSDGLTYKGRWRFNVKHGLGNQVYPNGDVFEGSWMQGAAEGPGKYAWANGNVYLGNMKGGKMSGKGTLTWTNGDSFEGSWLNGMMHGFGAYTWGDGGCYVGTWTRGLKDGKGSFYPRGSRLPAVQELYLSALRKRGLLPDLRKQNLAHIHHASSVDLGNVKVSGNQRSRRHSSDKLSKGSLLNLEQSRSRNVSLERRWSLEVSIEKVIGHESSLGLTDSLQEDGEKEVETNAPILEREYMQGVLISELVLNSSFSPSSRRAKRLQKKLAKEVKRPGEAIIKGHRSYDLMLSLQLGIRYTVGKITPIQKREVRASDFGPRASFWMNFPKEGSQLTPPHQSEDFKWKDYCPMVFRNLRELFKIDAADYMMSICGNDALRELSSPGKSGSVFFLSQDDRFMIKTLRKSEVKVLLRMLPKYYHHVRTYENTLITKFFGLHRIKPSSGQKFRFVVMGNMFCTELRIHRRFDLKGSSLGRSADKVEIDENTTLKDLDLNYCFYLEPSWREDLLKQIEIDSKFLEAQHIMDYSLLLGVHYRAPQHLRSLMFYRNMTADGLARLAEEDALEDEISNYPQGLVLVPRGTDDNSVVVGPHIRGSRLRASSAGDEEVDLLLPGTARFQIQLGVNMPARAEQIPGKEETQMFHEAYDVVLYLGIIDILQEYNTSKKIEHAYKSLQFDSLSISAVDPEFYSHRFLEFIQKVFPPNAITS; encoded by the exons ATGTCTGGCCCTGTGGCCATTGTTGATAACGTGGGAGGAGCAGTTGCTTGTGCAGAGAGAACAAAATCTCTTGATGCCATTTCCGATAGAGACAGCACATCCATATTAACTAATGGTGAAGTTGATCATACATCTGAAACTGCTGGGTTTAGAGTTGGAGAGCTCTTACTTTCCAGTGGGGAATCATATTCTGGGTCATGGCTTGGCAACATCCCCGAGGGTACGGGAAAGTATGTCTGGTCAGATGGTTGCATATATGAGGGGGAGTGGAGACGGGGGATGAAGCATGGGAATGGAAAACAACAGTGGCCTTCTGGAGCGGTTTATGAGGGTGAATTTTCAAGTGGTTATATGCATGGTACAGGGACATATATTGGGTCTGATGGTTTGACCTACAAGGGACGATGGCGGTTTAATGTCAAACATGGATTAGGAAATCAAGTTTATCCTAATGGAGATGTTTTTGAAGGCTCTTGGATGCAGGGTGCAGCAGAAGGGCCAGGTAAGTATGCATGGGCTAATGGAAATGTTTATCTAGGGAATATGAAAGGTGGGAAAATGTCAGGGAAAGGAACTCTTACTTGGACAAATGGAGACTCATTTGAAGGAAGCTGGTTAAATGGCATGATGCATGGATTTGGTGCATACACATGGGGTGACGGGGGTTGCTATGTTGGAACTTGGACACGGGGCTTGAAGGATGGAAAAGGATCATTTTATCCAAGAGGTAGCCGACTTCCTGCTGTACAAGAACTTTACCTCAGTGCTTTGAGGAAAAGAGGGCTGTTGCCAGATTTGAGAAAGCAGAACCTTGCACATATCCATCATGCTTCCTCTGTAGATTTGGGAAATGTTAAGGTCAGTGGAAACCAGAGATCTCGTCGTCATTCATCTGATAAGCTCTCCAAAGGAAGCCTGTTAAATTTAGAGCAATCTCGAAGCAGAAATGTTTCCTTGGAAAGGCGCTGGAGTCTTGAGGTATCTATTGAAAAAGTGATTGGACATGAATCATCATTAGGGTTAACTGATTCTTTGCAAGAAGATGGTGAAAAAGAGGTTGAGACAAATGCGCCAATCCTGGAACGAGAATATATGCAAGGAGTATTAATCAGTGAGCTTGTATTAAATAGTAGTTTTTCACCATCATCTAGAAGAGCAAAACGGCTACAAAAGAAACTTGCAAAAGAGGTTAAGAGGCCCGGTGAAGCTATCATTAAAGGTCACAGGAGTTATGACCTAATGCTCAGTTTACAGCTTGGAATCAG ATATACTGTGGGGAAAATTACGCCCATACAGAAGCGAGAAGTTCGGGCATCAGATTTTGGTCCCCGGGCTAGCTTTTGGATGAATTTTCCCAAAGAAGGGTCCCAATTGACGCCACCCCATCAATCAGAGGATTTTAAGTGGAAAGATTATTGCCCAATGGTTTTCAG GAATTTGAGGGAGTTGTTCAAGATTGATGCTGCAGATTACATGATGTCCATTTGTGGGAATGATGCTCTCAGGGAACTTTCTTCTCCTGGGAAAAGTGGTAGTGTTTTTTTCCTATCCCAAGATGATCGTTTCATGATTAAGACACTACGAAAATCTGAAGTAAAG GTCCTTCTAAGAATGCTTCCAAAATACTATCATCATGTGAGAACATATGAGAACACACTCATTACAAAATTTTTTGGCCTTCACAGAATCAAACCTTCAAGTGGTCAAAAG TTTCGTTTTGTAGTGATGGGAAATATGTTCTGCACAGAGTTAAGGATCCATCGAAGATTTGATTTGAAAGGTTCATCCCTAGGACGTTCAGCAGACAAGGTTGAAATTGATGAGAATACAACACTTAAAGATTTGGATCTAAACTATTGCTTTTATTTGGAACCCTCTTGGAGGGAGGATTTATTGAA GCAGATTGAGATTGACAGTAAATTTTTGGAAGCACAGCACATTATGGATTACAGCCTTTTGTTAGGTGTGCATTATCGAGCTCCCCAGCACCTGCGCTCTCTTATGTTCTACCGAAATATGACAGCAGATGGATTGGCAAGGCTTGCAGAAGAAG ACGCTCTTGAGGATGAGATCTCCAACTACCCCCAAGGCCTTGTTTTGGTCCCTCGTGGAACAGATGATAATAGCGTTGTTGTGGGCCCTCACATCAGGGGTAGCCGATTACGAGCATCATCTGCTGGTGATGAGGAAGTTGATCTCCTTCTTCCTGGTACTGCAAG GTTCCAAATCCAGCTTGGTGTGAACATGCCGGCAAGGGCGGAGCAGATTCCCGGAAAGGAGGAAACCCAAATGTTTCATGAGGCATATGATGTTGTTCTCTACCTAGGTATCATAGATatcttgcaagagtacaacACGTCTAAGAAGATCGAACAtgcatataaatctcttcagtTTGATTCCTTGTCCATCTCCGCTGTGGATCCTGAGTTCTACTCACATCGCTTCTTGGAGTTCATTCAAAAGGTGTTCCCTCCGAATGCCATAACAAGTTAA